A stretch of the Pelodiscus sinensis isolate JC-2024 chromosome 8, ASM4963464v1, whole genome shotgun sequence genome encodes the following:
- the LOC102445301 gene encoding histone H4-like — translation MSGRGKGCKGLGKGGAKRHRKVLRDNIQGIMKPAIRRLAHCGGVKRISGLIYEETRGVLKVFLENMIRDAVTYTEHAKRKTVTAMDVVYALKRQGRTLYGFGG, via the coding sequence ATGTCTGGCCGTGGCAAGGGATGTAAAGGTCTCGGGAAAGGAGGCGCTAAGCGCCATAGGAAGGTGTTGAGAGATAACATCCAGGGTATTATGAAGCCAGCTATCCGCCGTTTGGCGCACTGTGGGGGCGTGAAGCGCATTTCGGGTCTCATTTACGAGGAGACTCGGGGAGTGCTGAAGGTCTTCCTGGAGAACATGATTCGAGATGCCGTTACTTACACCGAGCATGCAAAGCGGAAAACGGTGACTGCTATGGACGTGGTTTATGCATTGAAGCGCCAAGGCCGTACTCTGTACGGATTCGGAGGCTAA